One Halomonas sp. THAF5a genomic region harbors:
- the ureE gene encoding urease accessory protein UreE, which produces MLRLIERLGPIEASRASDTLTLPFEQRVLGRLKADSDAGRALGLFLDRGPVLRDGEGLRAEGGEVVRIRAAVEPVVTARVEAGLPLARLAYHLGNRHVQLALGEDEEGGYVRFPPDHVLEALAERLGARLEHHDAPFDPEPGAYSHTASHIHGESADGEGHEHHHHGHAHDNAHDPAH; this is translated from the coding sequence ATGCTGAGATTGATCGAACGCCTGGGGCCCATCGAGGCGAGCCGGGCGAGTGACACCCTGACGCTGCCCTTCGAGCAGCGCGTGCTGGGCCGGCTCAAGGCCGACAGCGATGCCGGGCGCGCCCTGGGCCTGTTCCTCGACCGCGGCCCGGTGCTGCGCGACGGCGAGGGGCTGCGCGCCGAGGGGGGCGAGGTGGTGCGCATCCGCGCCGCCGTGGAGCCGGTGGTGACCGCCCGGGTCGAGGCGGGTCTGCCCCTGGCGCGGCTCGCCTATCACCTGGGCAACCGCCACGTGCAGCTGGCGCTGGGCGAGGATGAAGAGGGCGGCTACGTCCGCTTCCCGCCGGATCACGTCCTCGAGGCCCTGGCCGAGCGCCTGGGCGCGCGGCTCGAGCACCACGACGCCCCCTTCGATCCCGAGCCGGGGGCCTATTCCCACACGGCGTCCCACATCCATGGCGAGTCCGCGGATGGCGAGGGCCATGAACATCATCATCACGGCCATGCCCATGACAATGCCCATGACCCTGCCCACTGA
- a CDS encoding urease accessory protein UreD: MTAIPTLTPASSAPTSGHRFDAGRHWAASLDLAFAPRDGVTRLTRCRHVGPLRVQRPFHPEGRHGACHAYLLHPPGGLVSGDALSITARVASGAHALLTTPAANKLYRSDSHGVAWRQHTRLEVAERGVLEWLPQETLAFDGSRGEQGTTIALGETSRCLGWEVMALGRPASRLPFQSGVIEQRFRLTRNGRPLWIERQPLDPRHPRFVGRWGQGGASVQATLWAVGLEDEAGAVEALREALPSAPFWAVTVRHGVLLLRYLGAERNAAWELCGQAWAILRPRLLGLPAHTPRIWLT; the protein is encoded by the coding sequence ATGACGGCCATACCGACACTCACGCCGGCTTCGTCGGCACCGACCTCCGGGCATCGCTTCGATGCCGGTCGACACTGGGCGGCCTCGCTGGACCTGGCCTTCGCGCCTCGGGATGGCGTAACTCGCCTGACGCGCTGTCGCCATGTCGGGCCGTTGAGGGTGCAGCGCCCCTTCCACCCCGAGGGTCGACACGGTGCCTGCCACGCCTACCTGCTGCACCCGCCCGGGGGCCTGGTCAGCGGCGATGCCCTGTCCATTACCGCCCGGGTCGCCTCGGGCGCCCACGCGCTGCTGACGACCCCCGCCGCCAACAAGCTCTATCGCTCCGACAGCCACGGCGTCGCGTGGCGGCAGCATACCCGGCTGGAGGTCGCCGAGCGGGGCGTGCTCGAGTGGCTGCCCCAGGAGACCCTGGCCTTCGACGGCTCCCGGGGCGAGCAGGGCACCACCATCGCGCTGGGCGAGACGTCGCGCTGTCTCGGGTGGGAGGTGATGGCCCTGGGGCGCCCGGCGAGTCGGCTTCCCTTCCAGAGCGGCGTCATCGAGCAGCGCTTCCGCCTCACCCGCAACGGTCGCCCGCTGTGGATCGAGCGCCAACCCCTGGATCCCCGCCACCCGCGCTTCGTCGGTCGGTGGGGGCAGGGCGGGGCCAGCGTGCAGGCGACGCTCTGGGCGGTGGGACTCGAGGACGAGGCGGGCGCCGTGGAGGCGCTGCGCGAGGCCCTGCCGAGCGCCCCGTTCTGGGCGGTGACGGTGCGCCACGGCGTGCTGCTGCTGCGCTACCTGGGCGCGGAGCGCAACGCGGCCTGGGAGCTGTGTGGCCAGGCCTGGGCGATCCTGCGTCCCCGGCTGCTCGGCCTGCCGGCCCATACCCCCCGAATCTGGTTGACCTGA
- the ureA gene encoding urease subunit gamma: protein MELTPRDKDKLLLFTAGLLAERRRARGLKLNYPEAIALISCEILEGARDGRSVAELMSHGREILTRDDVMEGVAEMVDEVQVEATFPDGTKLVTVHTPIV from the coding sequence GTGGAACTGACCCCCAGAGACAAGGACAAGCTGCTGCTCTTCACCGCCGGCCTGCTGGCCGAACGGCGGCGTGCCCGCGGCCTCAAGCTCAACTATCCCGAGGCGATCGCGCTGATCAGCTGCGAGATCCTCGAGGGCGCCCGGGACGGGCGCAGCGTCGCGGAGCTGATGAGCCATGGCCGCGAGATCCTGACCCGCGACGACGTCATGGAGGGCGTCGCGGAGATGGTCGACGAGGTACAGGTCGAGGCCACCTTCCCGGACGGGACCAAGCTGGTCACCGTGCATACGCCCATCGTCTGA
- the ureG gene encoding urease accessory protein UreG, which translates to MTHCLRIGVGGPVGSGKTALLKQLCRALRDHYDIAVVTNDIYTREDADFLLKHEALPADRILGVETGGCPHTAIREDASMNLAAIDELQARHPGLELVLVESGGDNLSATFSPELSDLTLYVIDVSAGDKIPRKGGPGITKSDLLIINKIDIAEQVHASLAVMERDSRTMRGERPFVFANLYDGIGLEEIIAFILDRGMLPERRSSVAAPSGQDAARA; encoded by the coding sequence ATGACCCATTGCCTGCGTATTGGCGTCGGCGGCCCGGTAGGCTCCGGCAAGACGGCCCTGCTCAAGCAGCTCTGCCGCGCGCTGCGCGACCACTACGACATCGCCGTGGTGACCAACGACATCTACACCCGCGAGGATGCCGATTTCCTGCTCAAGCACGAGGCGCTGCCGGCGGACCGGATCCTGGGCGTGGAGACCGGCGGCTGCCCGCACACGGCGATCCGCGAGGACGCCTCCATGAACCTCGCGGCCATCGACGAGCTGCAGGCGCGCCATCCGGGCCTCGAGCTGGTGCTGGTGGAGTCAGGGGGCGACAACCTGTCGGCCACCTTCAGCCCGGAGCTTTCCGATCTGACCCTCTACGTCATCGACGTCTCCGCCGGCGACAAGATCCCGCGCAAGGGCGGGCCCGGTATCACCAAGTCGGATCTGTTGATCATCAACAAGATCGATATCGCCGAACAGGTTCACGCCTCCCTGGCGGTCATGGAGCGCGACTCGCGCACGATGCGCGGTGAGCGCCCCTTCGTCTTCGCCAACCTCTACGACGGCATCGGCCTGGAGGAGATCATCGCCTTCATCCTCGACCGCGGCATGCTGCCCGAGCGGCGCTCCAGCGTCGCGGCACCGAGCGGGCAGGACGCTGCCCGCGCCTGA
- the ureC gene encoding urease subunit alpha has translation MTSPNKIGRQAYADMYGPTVGDRVRLGDTELWIEVERDATSYGEEVKFGGGKVIRDGMGQSQRADDAVMDTVITNALILDWWGIVKADVGLQAGRIAAIGKAGNPDTQPGVEIVIGPGTEVIAGEGKILTAGHIDAHIHFICPQQVEEALASGVTTMLGGGTGPATGSNATTCTPGAWHIARMLQAIDTLPMNIGLLGKGNASLPEALEAQLEAGAMGLKLHEDWGTTPASIDACLAVAERYDVQVAIHTDTLNESGFVEDTLAAFKERGIHTYHTEGAGGGHAPDILTACAKAYVLPSSTNPTRPYTVNTIDEHLDMLMVCHHLDPNIPEDVAFADSRIRRETIAAEDILHDLGVISMIASDSQAMGRVGEVICRTWQTAHKMKVQRGLLPEDEARGADNFRAKRYIAKTTINPAITHGIGHEVGSVEVGKLADLVLWDPAFFGVKPALILKGGMIAMAPMGDPNASIPTPQPVHYRPMFGAFGGAVSQTRLTFVSQASLDAGIQERLGLKSPLSACRDVRGVRKADMKLNDACPELSVDPQTYEVRCDGELLTCEPATELPLAQRYHLF, from the coding sequence ATGACCTCTCCCAACAAGATCGGCCGTCAGGCCTATGCCGACATGTACGGCCCCACGGTGGGTGACCGGGTGCGCCTCGGTGACACCGAGCTGTGGATCGAGGTCGAGCGCGACGCGACCTCCTACGGTGAGGAGGTCAAGTTCGGCGGCGGCAAGGTGATCCGCGATGGCATGGGCCAGAGCCAGCGCGCCGATGACGCGGTGATGGACACCGTGATCACCAATGCCCTGATCCTCGACTGGTGGGGCATCGTCAAGGCGGATGTGGGGCTCCAGGCCGGTCGCATCGCGGCCATCGGCAAGGCCGGCAACCCCGATACCCAGCCGGGGGTCGAGATCGTGATCGGCCCGGGCACCGAGGTGATCGCCGGCGAGGGCAAGATCCTCACCGCCGGTCATATCGACGCCCATATCCACTTCATCTGCCCCCAGCAGGTGGAGGAGGCGCTGGCCAGCGGCGTGACCACCATGCTCGGCGGCGGCACCGGCCCTGCCACCGGCTCCAACGCCACCACCTGCACGCCGGGTGCCTGGCACATCGCCAGGATGCTCCAGGCGATCGACACCCTGCCGATGAACATCGGCCTGCTGGGCAAGGGCAACGCCAGCCTGCCCGAGGCGCTTGAGGCCCAGCTCGAGGCCGGTGCCATGGGCCTCAAGCTGCATGAGGACTGGGGGACCACCCCGGCCTCCATCGATGCCTGCCTCGCCGTGGCCGAGCGCTACGACGTCCAGGTGGCGATCCATACCGACACCCTCAACGAGTCGGGCTTCGTCGAGGACACCCTAGCCGCCTTCAAGGAGCGCGGCATCCACACCTATCACACCGAGGGGGCCGGCGGCGGCCATGCGCCGGACATCCTCACCGCCTGTGCCAAGGCGTATGTTCTGCCGTCGTCGACCAACCCGACCCGGCCTTATACCGTTAACACCATCGACGAGCACCTCGACATGTTGATGGTGTGCCACCACCTCGACCCCAACATCCCCGAGGACGTGGCCTTCGCCGACTCACGCATCCGCCGCGAGACCATCGCGGCCGAGGACATCCTGCACGACCTGGGCGTGATCTCGATGATCGCCTCCGACTCCCAGGCCATGGGCCGGGTCGGCGAGGTGATCTGCCGCACCTGGCAGACCGCCCACAAGATGAAGGTGCAGCGTGGCCTGCTTCCCGAGGACGAGGCGCGGGGCGCCGATAACTTCCGCGCCAAGCGCTATATCGCGAAGACCACCATCAACCCGGCCATCACCCACGGCATCGGTCACGAGGTGGGCTCGGTGGAGGTCGGCAAGCTCGCCGACCTGGTGCTCTGGGACCCGGCCTTCTTCGGCGTCAAGCCGGCGCTGATCCTCAAGGGCGGCATGATCGCCATGGCGCCCATGGGAGATCCCAACGCCTCGATTCCCACCCCCCAGCCGGTGCACTACCGACCGATGTTCGGCGCCTTCGGTGGCGCGGTGAGCCAGACCCGCCTGACGTTCGTCAGCCAGGCCTCGCTGGACGCAGGCATCCAGGAGCGGCTCGGCCTGAAGAGCCCGCTCAGCGCCTGCCGGGACGTGCGCGGCGTGCGCAAGGCCGACATGAAGCTCAACGACGCCTGCCCCGAGCTCAGCGTCGACCCGCAGACCTACGAGGTGCGCTGCGACGGCGAGCTCCTGACCTGCGAGCCCGCCACCGAGCTGCCGCTCGCCCAGCGCTATCACTTGTTCTGA
- the urtD gene encoding urea ABC transporter ATP-binding protein UrtD, with protein sequence MTLFTSLADRDHVFDFLVPAASPVDVRHGPILYLEGVTVSFDGFKAIDALDLTIDDGELRCIIGPNGAGKTTMMDIITGKTRPDSGSVWFGSRHDLLAKSEPEIASLGIGRKFQKPTVFEALTVFENLELAMAADKRILPTLTARLTGEIRDRIEEVLATVGLVECRQRPAGILSHGQKQWLEIGMLLMQRPRLLLVDEPVAGMTEQEMERTAELLTGLAGRGRQSVVVVEHDMGFVRSIARTVTVLHQGSVLAEGSMDQVASDPRVVEVYLGADPDEEAA encoded by the coding sequence TTCGACTTCCTGGTGCCGGCCGCCTCGCCGGTGGACGTGCGCCACGGCCCGATCCTCTACCTGGAGGGCGTGACCGTCAGCTTCGACGGCTTCAAGGCGATCGACGCCCTCGACCTGACCATCGACGACGGCGAGCTGCGCTGCATCATCGGCCCCAACGGCGCCGGCAAGACCACCATGATGGACATCATCACCGGCAAGACCCGCCCCGACAGCGGCTCGGTCTGGTTCGGCAGCCGCCACGACCTGCTGGCCAAGAGCGAGCCCGAGATCGCGAGCCTCGGCATCGGGCGCAAGTTCCAGAAGCCCACGGTGTTCGAGGCCCTGACGGTGTTCGAGAACCTGGAGCTCGCCATGGCCGCCGACAAGCGCATCCTGCCCACGCTCACCGCGCGCCTGACCGGCGAGATCCGCGATCGCATCGAGGAGGTGCTCGCCACCGTCGGGCTCGTCGAGTGTCGCCAACGCCCGGCCGGCATCCTCTCCCACGGCCAGAAGCAGTGGCTGGAGATCGGCATGCTGCTGATGCAGCGTCCCCGGCTGCTGCTGGTCGACGAGCCGGTCGCCGGCATGACCGAGCAGGAGATGGAGCGCACCGCCGAGCTGCTCACCGGGCTCGCCGGCCGGGGCAGGCAGTCCGTGGTGGTGGTCGAGCACGACATGGGCTTCGTGCGCTCCATCGCCCGCACGGTCACGGTGCTGCACCAGGGCAGCGTGCTGGCGGAGGGCAGCATGGACCAGGTCGCCAGCGACCCCCGGGTCGTCGAGGTCTACCTTGGCGCCGACCCCGACGAGGAGGCCGCCTGA
- the urtE gene encoding urea ABC transporter ATP-binding subunit UrtE, whose protein sequence is MLTIASLDQYYGESHTLWDLDLEVPAGQCTCVMGRNGVGKTTLMKAIMGEVAVASGRIRFADDVELTRRRVEDRSRLGIGYVPQGRQIFPLLTVEENLRTGLAARGDGARRIPGRVYELFPVLEEMKHRRGGDLSGGQQQQLAIGRALVLEPRLLILDEPGEGIQPNIVTQIGEVIRRLIREDGLTVLLVEQKLPFAHKYADRFAIMDRGRPVAHGEIGDLSEALIREHLTV, encoded by the coding sequence ATGCTCACGATCGCATCGCTTGACCAGTACTACGGCGAGAGCCACACCCTCTGGGACCTGGACCTCGAGGTGCCCGCCGGGCAGTGCACCTGCGTGATGGGCCGCAACGGAGTGGGCAAGACCACCCTGATGAAGGCGATCATGGGCGAGGTGGCGGTGGCCTCGGGCCGCATCCGCTTCGCCGACGACGTCGAGCTGACTCGGCGCCGGGTCGAGGACCGCTCGCGGCTGGGCATCGGCTACGTGCCCCAGGGGCGCCAGATCTTCCCGCTGCTTACCGTCGAGGAGAACCTGCGCACCGGTCTCGCGGCGCGCGGCGACGGGGCGAGGCGCATACCCGGGCGCGTCTATGAGCTCTTCCCGGTGCTCGAGGAGATGAAGCACCGCCGCGGGGGGGATCTCTCCGGCGGCCAGCAGCAGCAGCTGGCCATCGGCCGGGCGCTGGTGCTGGAGCCACGGCTGTTGATCCTCGACGAGCCGGGGGAGGGCATCCAGCCCAATATCGTCACCCAGATCGGCGAGGTGATCCGCCGGCTGATCCGCGAGGACGGCCTGACGGTGCTGCTGGTGGAGCAGAAGCTGCCCTTCGCCCACAAGTACGCCGACCGCTTCGCGATCATGGATCGCGGCCGGCCCGTGGCCCACGGCGAGATCGGCGACCTCTCCGAGGCGCTGATCCGGGAGCATCTGACGGTCTAG
- a CDS encoding urease subunit beta produces MIPGEYQLQDGEIELCPGRERVTVEVANTGDRPIQVGSHYHFAEANPALVFDRERTRGLRLDVAAGTAIRFEPGQSREVTLIPFVGERRIVGFRGEVMGSLDAPDQGELS; encoded by the coding sequence ATGATTCCCGGTGAGTACCAGCTGCAGGACGGCGAGATCGAGCTCTGCCCGGGGCGCGAGCGGGTCACCGTCGAGGTCGCCAATACCGGCGACCGGCCGATCCAGGTCGGCTCTCACTATCACTTCGCCGAGGCCAATCCGGCCCTTGTCTTCGATCGCGAGCGCACCCGGGGCCTGCGGCTCGACGTGGCGGCCGGCACGGCGATCCGCTTCGAGCCCGGCCAGTCGCGAGAGGTGACGCTGATTCCCTTCGTCGGGGAGCGGCGTATCGTCGGTTTCCGGGGCGAGGTCATGGGCAGCCTCGATGCACCGGATCAGGGAGAACTGTCATGA
- a CDS encoding urease accessory protein UreF has product MTLPTEEPTTAGRDDLALLGLLQLVSPALPIGAFAFSQGLESAFELGWVTDEASLGDWLEGVLEDGLTRCELPALVRLARAWQAADSEAVAEWDAWLAATRETAELAAEDRRLGAALVRLLGSLALLPGGATSTTGEAPALPGEPGYVTVFAWAAHVRGVPVRQAMLGFAWAWLENQLAVACKALPLGHTAAQRLVERLRPALVAAVDEALTLEDDALGPVLPGLALASALHETQYSRLFRS; this is encoded by the coding sequence ATGACCCTGCCCACTGAGGAGCCGACGACGGCGGGCCGGGACGATCTCGCGCTGCTGGGGCTGCTGCAGCTGGTCAGTCCCGCGCTGCCCATCGGCGCCTTCGCCTTCTCCCAGGGGCTCGAGAGCGCCTTCGAGCTGGGCTGGGTGACCGACGAGGCGAGCCTCGGCGACTGGCTCGAGGGCGTGCTCGAGGACGGCCTGACCCGCTGTGAGCTGCCGGCGCTGGTGCGCCTGGCCCGGGCCTGGCAGGCCGCGGACAGCGAGGCCGTCGCCGAGTGGGACGCCTGGCTCGCCGCTACCCGAGAGACCGCCGAGCTCGCCGCCGAGGATCGCCGTCTGGGCGCCGCCCTGGTGCGCCTGCTGGGAAGCCTTGCGCTGCTGCCCGGTGGCGCCACCAGTACCACCGGCGAGGCCCCGGCGCTGCCCGGCGAGCCCGGCTACGTGACCGTCTTCGCCTGGGCGGCCCACGTGCGCGGCGTGCCGGTGCGTCAGGCGATGCTGGGCTTCGCCTGGGCCTGGCTGGAAAACCAGCTGGCGGTGGCCTGCAAGGCCCTGCCGCTTGGCCATACCGCGGCCCAGCGGCTGGTGGAGCGGCTGCGCCCGGCGCTGGTGGCGGCGGTGGACGAGGCCCTGACGCTCGAGGACGACGCCCTCGGGCCGGTGCTGCCGGGCCTGGCGCTGGCCAGCGCCCTGCACGAGACCCAATATTCACGACTGTTCAGAAGTTAG